Proteins from a single region of Bogoriella caseilytica:
- a CDS encoding helix-turn-helix domain-containing protein — protein sequence MAIPTLAVLVGKLGGGMVPVYPARGDLPNAPITGVHVSELPDPTPFVDAGELLLTTGLTLGASPGECEVYVERLTRAGVAALGFGIGPVHGSIPPALIEACTATGPALLEVPEPMPFQEISRAYWHEVGRADQRALAEALTVQGQLVRAAASDQPRDSLLRNLARGVGGWAAHHGPDDTIRAVWPESARERAEEARLGARRVMSGRHSAAALHVAEDAVMVQSVPSGARSAGLLSAGSTSPFTAAQRTLFSTTSVLLGLLAVRARTGRERGRARSEVLARLVEAGETPAALRMAAEWGFRLNRGPMRVLAVTGAPPEDVLELVERALGDETPAGRLIGHATEAGAWFLLPDLEIEEGLAELSTAVRSAEGEYRALAGRPVEAARLPQAIQGLLHDATQLPAGTVRAADATPAPILPARTDAEAWLAPVRGHPELIDALAQYLRHRGRWEAAAQALGLHRNSLRHRINRAARLLEADLEDPDVGARLWLSLRSLGLA from the coding sequence ATGGCCATCCCCACGCTCGCCGTCCTCGTCGGCAAGCTCGGCGGAGGGATGGTGCCGGTCTATCCCGCGCGTGGCGACCTGCCGAACGCTCCGATCACCGGCGTGCACGTCAGCGAGCTACCCGACCCCACCCCGTTCGTGGACGCGGGCGAACTGCTGTTGACTACCGGCCTGACACTCGGCGCATCACCCGGGGAATGCGAGGTCTACGTCGAGCGCCTGACCCGAGCTGGCGTCGCTGCGCTGGGATTCGGTATCGGACCGGTGCACGGCTCGATCCCGCCGGCCTTGATCGAAGCCTGCACTGCCACGGGGCCAGCCCTGCTCGAGGTCCCCGAGCCCATGCCGTTTCAGGAGATCTCCCGCGCCTACTGGCACGAGGTTGGCCGCGCCGACCAGCGGGCGCTCGCCGAAGCGCTGACCGTACAGGGCCAGCTGGTACGGGCGGCCGCCTCCGACCAGCCCCGGGATTCACTGCTCCGCAATCTCGCCCGCGGCGTCGGCGGATGGGCTGCACACCATGGTCCGGACGACACGATTCGCGCGGTCTGGCCGGAGTCCGCTCGCGAGCGCGCGGAAGAGGCCCGGCTCGGCGCCCGAAGAGTGATGTCCGGGCGGCACTCCGCGGCCGCCTTGCACGTCGCCGAGGACGCCGTCATGGTCCAGAGCGTGCCGAGCGGCGCACGCTCGGCAGGCCTGCTCTCGGCAGGCTCCACGTCGCCATTCACCGCGGCGCAACGCACACTGTTCTCCACGACCTCGGTTCTCTTGGGCCTGCTGGCGGTGCGAGCCCGGACCGGGCGGGAGCGGGGCCGCGCCCGCTCGGAGGTGCTCGCGCGACTGGTGGAAGCCGGCGAGACGCCTGCCGCGCTGCGGATGGCCGCCGAGTGGGGTTTCCGCCTGAACCGAGGCCCAATGCGGGTTCTGGCGGTGACCGGCGCCCCACCCGAGGATGTCCTGGAGTTGGTCGAGCGCGCCCTCGGTGACGAGACACCCGCCGGGCGTCTGATCGGGCATGCCACGGAAGCAGGCGCGTGGTTCCTGCTTCCCGACCTCGAGATCGAGGAAGGGCTCGCTGAGCTGTCCACGGCTGTGCGCTCGGCTGAGGGCGAATACCGGGCACTGGCGGGCCGTCCGGTTGAGGCGGCCCGCCTCCCTCAGGCCATTCAGGGCCTCTTGCATGACGCCACACAGCTACCCGCCGGCACGGTCCGTGCGGCGGATGCCACGCCAGCGCCGATTCTTCCTGCCCGCACCGACGCCGAGGCGTGGCTGGCACCGGTCCGTGGACACCCGGAACTCATCGATGCCCTCGCGCAGTACTTGCGACATCGGGGCCGATGGGAGGCCGCGGCCCAGGCCCTGGGGCTCCACCGCAACTCCCTCCGGCATCGGATCAACCGCGCCGCACGCCTGCTGGAGGCCGACCTGGAGGATCCCGATGTCGGCGCCCGCCTCTGGTTGAGCCTGCGGTCGCTCGGGTTGGCTTAG
- a CDS encoding zinc-binding dehydrogenase gives MRAATLISPGLVEVRDFPDPVATEPGEVVMRMHRASICGSDIHAIFDGFHVEARLGMPGYPGHEGVGVVVQSTSEKFTEGQLVLTVPTGTAGSCFAELQLLSEDFVVPLPADGDPERLLMAQQYGTVLYAWRSFWPEGREVAPGSTAAIIGAGSAGLFFLQLAQRAGFEQVIVSEKEPARAAVARNLGAQVVQVPQESFVGAVLEATDGAGAEIVVEAAGYDATRAEAILACARRGTVGLFGYPEVLGDAPVPMREAFRKALRLQWVVGAQSEPGLVAFRDAVADIHAGRIVVDHCLGPVMALEEIAEALQMAREGGRGAVKIAVDF, from the coding sequence ATGCGCGCCGCCACCCTCATCTCACCCGGCCTCGTGGAGGTCCGCGACTTCCCCGATCCAGTCGCCACCGAGCCCGGAGAAGTGGTCATGCGGATGCATCGCGCCTCCATCTGCGGCTCGGATATCCACGCGATCTTCGACGGCTTCCACGTGGAGGCACGCCTGGGCATGCCCGGCTATCCGGGCCACGAAGGCGTTGGCGTCGTCGTGCAATCGACGTCCGAGAAGTTCACCGAGGGGCAGCTGGTTCTGACCGTGCCCACGGGTACGGCCGGCTCATGCTTCGCCGAGCTTCAGCTCCTCAGCGAGGATTTCGTGGTGCCGCTGCCCGCCGACGGCGATCCCGAGCGTCTGCTCATGGCGCAGCAGTACGGCACCGTGCTTTACGCCTGGCGATCCTTCTGGCCGGAAGGCCGGGAGGTGGCGCCCGGGTCCACGGCAGCCATCATCGGCGCCGGATCCGCAGGCCTGTTCTTCCTGCAACTGGCGCAGCGGGCCGGTTTCGAGCAGGTGATCGTGTCCGAGAAGGAACCGGCGCGAGCCGCGGTGGCGCGGAACCTCGGGGCGCAGGTCGTCCAGGTGCCCCAGGAATCCTTCGTGGGGGCGGTGTTGGAGGCGACCGACGGCGCGGGGGCGGAGATCGTGGTGGAAGCTGCGGGCTACGACGCCACCCGGGCCGAGGCGATCCTTGCCTGTGCCCGCCGGGGCACGGTCGGGCTTTTCGGCTACCCGGAGGTCCTCGGCGATGCGCCCGTGCCCATGCGCGAGGCTTTCCGCAAGGCGCTGCGCCTGCAGTGGGTGGTCGGCGCGCAATCCGAACCGGGCCTGGTGGCCTTCCGTGACGCCGTGGCCGACATCCATGCCGGCCGCATCGTGGTGGACCACTGCTTGGGGCCGGTCATGGCACTGGAGGAGATCGCCGAGGCGCTGCAGATGGCACGTGAGGGCGGGCGCGGCGCGGTCAAGATCGCCGTCGACTTCTGA
- a CDS encoding ROK family protein: MSPVRVDPARQQRLTNATGVLHAAWSQESFTASDLIEATGLTRSTVLGLCAELLDLGWIHELTDTRVAGQYSKGRPARRYAFHPHAGHVIGVDAGQHRITASVADLNGSILATAEDVDAESDVAPQHRRERVMETIQAALAASAEPAAPVLALVIGVPAPVDDAGLSPEGARGYWARMNPGLAGAGAELAQRVLVENDANLAAVAEGAIGAGRGLRCFAALLSGERFGTGLIADGELIRGHAGGAGEMRLLDLVEGVGSTNGLGHLARELVGEAIAAGTVPASSTLPGRLAAGESPPDAVAVFAAARAGDEFASSLVDQLADRLARVCAVLAALFDPERIVVSGAIATSLGHLVEVATERLTDYAQHPVPSIVASTLGADVVQAGALHRALGVVRADPLAFDVAR, encoded by the coding sequence ATGAGCCCGGTGAGAGTGGATCCTGCCCGGCAGCAACGCCTGACCAATGCCACCGGCGTGCTCCACGCGGCGTGGTCGCAGGAATCCTTCACCGCCAGCGACCTCATCGAGGCCACCGGGCTCACCCGCTCCACTGTGCTCGGCCTATGCGCCGAGCTGCTCGACCTGGGGTGGATCCACGAGCTCACCGATACCCGCGTGGCCGGGCAATACAGCAAGGGCCGGCCGGCCCGCCGGTACGCCTTCCACCCCCACGCCGGGCACGTCATCGGCGTCGACGCCGGGCAGCACCGGATCACCGCCTCGGTGGCCGACCTGAACGGCTCGATCCTGGCCACCGCCGAGGACGTCGACGCCGAAAGCGACGTCGCCCCCCAGCACCGCCGCGAACGGGTGATGGAGACGATCCAGGCGGCACTGGCCGCGAGCGCCGAGCCCGCCGCGCCGGTCCTGGCCCTGGTGATCGGGGTGCCCGCCCCGGTCGACGACGCCGGGCTCTCCCCGGAGGGCGCCCGGGGTTACTGGGCACGGATGAACCCCGGCCTGGCCGGCGCCGGGGCGGAGCTCGCCCAGCGCGTGCTGGTGGAGAACGACGCCAACCTCGCAGCGGTCGCCGAGGGCGCCATCGGCGCCGGGCGCGGCCTGCGGTGCTTCGCGGCGCTGCTCTCCGGTGAGCGCTTCGGCACCGGGCTCATCGCGGACGGCGAGCTGATCCGCGGCCACGCCGGCGGCGCGGGTGAGATGCGGCTGCTCGACCTGGTCGAGGGGGTCGGCAGCACCAACGGGCTCGGCCACCTGGCCCGGGAACTGGTGGGCGAGGCCATCGCGGCCGGCACCGTGCCCGCGAGCTCGACGCTGCCTGGTCGCCTCGCGGCCGGCGAATCCCCTCCCGATGCGGTGGCGGTCTTCGCCGCCGCGCGCGCAGGCGACGAGTTCGCCTCCAGCCTCGTGGACCAGCTCGCCGACCGGCTCGCGCGGGTGTGCGCGGTGCTGGCGGCGCTTTTCGACCCCGAGCGCATCGTGGTCAGCGGCGCCATCGCCACCTCGCTGGGCCACCTGGTGGAGGTGGCCACCGAGCGCCTGACCGACTACGCCCAGCACCCGGTGCCGTCGATCGTGGCCTCCACGCTCGGCGCCGACGTCGTCCAGGCCGGGGCGCTGCACCGCGCCCTGGGCGTCGTGCGGGCCGATCCCCTCGCCTTCGACGTCGCCCGGTAG
- a CDS encoding aldehyde dehydrogenase family protein yields MIYDSASTPSYSPQTGEHLGDVPATPLSEVEAKVARAALATSAMRGAAPALRANWMRAVGSAISAQAERLGEIAHEETGLGEERMRGEAGRSEAQWDFYATVAEEGSYLDVVIEHATETAPEIRRVSEAAGPVAVFGASNFPFAYGALGHDAASAFAAGAPIVVKAHPAHPRLSAALEELVTEALAEAGAPEGAFAMVYGFDAGVAVVEHPAITAVGFTGSERGGLALQAAAQRREIPIPVFAEMGTINPVVLTDSASSMAELAQQWIRALAFGTGQVCTKPGLVFAPRGSAFAEEAAAELQAQHHQGWALTEQIAQSYRAGLTELEQAGAQPLARVSGPGQGWSVDPALMTVSLAQLQPGSRLLAECFGPVGLICEYEDIEDVIDVIAGLQGALTASIFAAEDSPVLPDLVKALSAMVGRLSLNAWTSGVSTGWAQHHGGPFPATTVPTASSVGAAALRRFVRPVAYQSLPPAVLPPALHDGNPWHLPRRIDGRLTPEN; encoded by the coding sequence ATGATCTACGACTCTGCATCCACGCCCAGCTATTCCCCGCAGACGGGAGAGCACCTCGGTGACGTCCCCGCCACACCGCTCAGCGAGGTCGAGGCCAAGGTGGCCCGTGCCGCGCTGGCCACGTCCGCCATGCGCGGGGCTGCTCCGGCCTTGCGCGCCAACTGGATGCGCGCCGTCGGCAGCGCCATCAGCGCGCAGGCCGAGCGCCTGGGCGAGATCGCCCACGAGGAGACAGGGCTGGGCGAGGAGCGGATGCGTGGCGAGGCCGGGCGTTCCGAAGCGCAGTGGGACTTCTATGCCACCGTCGCCGAGGAGGGCTCCTACCTCGACGTCGTCATCGAGCACGCTACCGAAACCGCACCGGAGATCCGCCGAGTCAGCGAGGCGGCGGGTCCGGTGGCGGTCTTCGGCGCCAGCAACTTTCCCTTCGCCTACGGCGCCCTCGGGCACGACGCCGCCTCGGCCTTCGCTGCCGGCGCACCGATCGTGGTCAAGGCCCATCCCGCGCACCCGCGGCTGAGCGCCGCGCTGGAGGAGCTGGTCACCGAGGCACTCGCCGAGGCCGGTGCCCCTGAGGGCGCTTTCGCCATGGTCTACGGCTTCGACGCCGGCGTGGCCGTGGTCGAGCACCCAGCGATCACCGCCGTCGGCTTCACCGGCTCCGAGCGTGGCGGCCTAGCGCTGCAGGCCGCGGCCCAGCGCCGCGAGATCCCCATCCCGGTCTTCGCCGAGATGGGCACCATCAACCCCGTGGTGCTCACCGACTCCGCGTCCTCGATGGCCGAGCTCGCCCAGCAGTGGATCCGGGCACTGGCCTTCGGCACCGGGCAGGTCTGCACCAAGCCCGGGCTGGTCTTCGCCCCGCGCGGCTCGGCCTTCGCCGAGGAGGCCGCCGCCGAGCTGCAGGCCCAGCACCACCAGGGCTGGGCGCTGACCGAGCAGATCGCGCAGTCCTACCGCGCGGGCCTGACCGAGCTGGAGCAGGCCGGTGCACAGCCGCTGGCCCGCGTGAGCGGCCCGGGCCAGGGCTGGTCGGTGGACCCGGCGCTGATGACCGTCTCCCTGGCGCAGCTCCAGCCCGGCTCCCGCCTGCTCGCCGAGTGCTTCGGCCCGGTGGGCCTGATCTGCGAGTACGAGGACATCGAAGACGTCATCGATGTCATCGCCGGCCTGCAGGGCGCGCTGACCGCCTCGATCTTCGCGGCCGAGGACTCGCCCGTGCTGCCGGACCTGGTCAAGGCGCTGTCGGCCATGGTCGGCCGGCTCAGCCTGAATGCCTGGACCTCCGGGGTGAGTACCGGGTGGGCCCAGCACCACGGCGGGCCCTTCCCCGCCACCACCGTGCCCACCGCGAGTTCCGTGGGCGCCGCCGCCCTGCGGCGTTTCGTGCGGCCCGTGGCCTACCAGTCGCTGCCGCCCGCCGTGCTGCCGCCGGCCCTGCACGACGGCAACCCCTGGCACCTTCCGCGCCGCATCGACGGCCGCCTGACCCCGGAGAACTGA
- a CDS encoding glycoside hydrolase family 13 protein, with amino-acid sequence MTSAAPATHSPQADTAEWWRQAVVYQIYPRSFADANGDGLGDIAGVTSRVDYLDRLSINAVWLSPFYPSELADGGYDVADYRDVDPRLGTLEDFDTMVSTLHARDIKVVVDIVPNHSSDQHAWFQAALAAGPGSPERERYIFREGKGPDGAEPPTDWIAAFGGPAWTRVPDGQWYLHHFAPEQPDFNWDHPEVREDFLTTLRFWSDRGVDGFRIDVAHMLTKDLTEPLPSKDELALIPQDGNHPTLDRDDVHDIYAEWRAVFNEYDPPRTAVAEAWVDRSRVPLYARPESLGQSFNFDLLLADFDAGQFREVVTDNLELAARSGSSSTWVLSNHDVVRHPTRYGLPRPERLENGRPAERHGQAWLRSGGTEALDRRGGRRRGNAATLFLLGLPGSAYLYQGEELGLHEVAEIEPGRRQDPTFFRTEGEEIGRDGCRVPLPWRAEGASLGFGNGHAAPHLPQPAWMAAEAVERQEVDPASTLSLYRRALALRAQWQTGEELEWLETGREDVLRFRRPNGWQVVTNFSGEPYPLEGETIALSSAGPTASDGVVAPESTVWIAPPDDQGA; translated from the coding sequence TCGGCCGCGCCCGCGACCCACTCCCCCCAAGCCGACACCGCAGAGTGGTGGCGGCAGGCGGTGGTGTACCAGATCTACCCGCGTAGTTTCGCCGACGCCAACGGCGACGGCCTCGGTGACATCGCCGGCGTCACCAGCCGCGTGGACTACCTCGACAGGCTCAGCATCAACGCCGTGTGGCTCTCGCCCTTCTACCCCTCCGAACTGGCCGACGGCGGCTACGACGTGGCCGACTACCGCGACGTCGATCCGCGCCTGGGCACGTTGGAGGACTTCGACACGATGGTCAGCACCCTGCACGCCCGCGACATCAAGGTGGTGGTCGACATCGTGCCGAACCACTCCTCGGACCAGCACGCCTGGTTCCAGGCCGCGCTGGCCGCCGGGCCCGGATCACCGGAGCGGGAGCGCTACATCTTCCGTGAGGGCAAGGGGCCCGACGGCGCCGAACCGCCCACGGACTGGATCGCGGCCTTCGGCGGCCCGGCCTGGACCCGCGTGCCCGACGGCCAGTGGTACCTGCACCACTTCGCCCCGGAGCAGCCGGACTTCAACTGGGACCACCCCGAGGTGCGCGAGGACTTCCTCACCACCTTGCGGTTCTGGTCCGATCGCGGCGTGGACGGCTTCCGGATCGACGTCGCGCACATGCTCACCAAGGACCTCACCGAGCCGCTGCCCTCCAAGGACGAGCTCGCGCTCATCCCCCAAGACGGCAACCACCCCACCCTGGACCGCGACGACGTCCACGACATCTACGCCGAGTGGCGCGCCGTGTTCAACGAGTACGACCCGCCGCGCACCGCCGTGGCCGAGGCCTGGGTGGACCGCTCGCGCGTGCCGCTGTACGCCCGCCCGGAGAGCCTGGGTCAGTCCTTCAACTTCGATCTGCTGCTGGCCGACTTCGACGCCGGGCAGTTCCGGGAGGTCGTGACTGACAACCTGGAGCTGGCCGCGCGGTCGGGCTCATCCAGCACGTGGGTGCTCTCCAACCACGACGTGGTCCGTCACCCCACCCGCTACGGCCTGCCTCGCCCCGAGCGCCTGGAGAACGGACGCCCGGCGGAGCGCCACGGCCAGGCGTGGCTTCGCTCCGGCGGCACCGAGGCACTCGACCGCAGGGGTGGCCGACGCCGCGGGAACGCGGCCACGCTGTTCCTGCTGGGTTTGCCCGGTTCGGCGTACCTGTACCAGGGCGAGGAGCTCGGCCTGCACGAGGTCGCCGAGATCGAGCCCGGACGGCGACAGGACCCCACTTTCTTCCGCACCGAGGGTGAGGAGATCGGCCGTGACGGCTGCCGGGTGCCGCTGCCGTGGCGCGCCGAGGGAGCCTCGCTCGGCTTCGGTAACGGCCACGCCGCACCGCACCTGCCGCAACCGGCGTGGATGGCCGCGGAGGCCGTGGAGCGCCAGGAAGTGGACCCCGCCTCGACGCTGTCGCTGTACCGCCGCGCCCTGGCGCTGCGCGCGCAGTGGCAGACCGGCGAGGAGCTGGAGTGGCTGGAGACCGGCCGTGAGGATGTGCTGCGCTTCCGCCGGCCGAACGGCTGGCAGGTGGTGACGAACTTCTCCGGCGAGCCCTACCCCCTGGAGGGCGAGACGATCGCACTGTCCAGCGCCGGCCCCACAGCCTCCGACGGCGTGGTGGCGCCAGAATCCACGGTCTGGATCGCGCCGCCGGACGACCAGGGCGCCTGA
- a CDS encoding SDR family NAD(P)-dependent oxidoreductase, whose translation MTQNSSQRPVAVVTGASSGIGAATARALAAAGYEVVVGARRVERITALAEEIGGRGYALDVADAESVAAFVAQIDRCDVLVNNAGGALGAHSVAEADLEAWRSMYEVNVLGLVAMTKALLPALLDSGLGHVINIGSVAGREVYEGGGGYNAAKHAVSALTRVMRLELLGQPVRITQLDPGMVETEFALTRFGGDEEKAAAVYEGMEPMQAADIAEAVVWVVSRPRRVNVDSMLIMATDQSTAKTVHRR comes from the coding sequence ATGACTCAGAACTCCTCCCAGCGCCCCGTCGCCGTCGTCACCGGAGCCTCCAGCGGCATCGGAGCCGCCACCGCCCGCGCCCTGGCCGCCGCCGGATACGAGGTGGTGGTCGGTGCGCGGCGCGTCGAGCGCATCACCGCCCTGGCCGAGGAGATCGGTGGGCGCGGCTATGCCCTGGACGTGGCCGACGCCGAGTCCGTGGCCGCTTTCGTGGCGCAGATCGACCGCTGCGACGTGCTGGTCAACAACGCCGGTGGTGCGCTCGGCGCGCACTCGGTGGCCGAGGCCGACCTCGAGGCCTGGCGCAGCATGTACGAGGTCAACGTGCTGGGCCTGGTCGCCATGACCAAGGCGCTGCTGCCCGCGCTGCTCGACTCCGGGCTCGGGCACGTCATCAACATCGGTTCCGTGGCCGGCCGGGAGGTCTACGAGGGCGGTGGCGGTTACAACGCGGCCAAGCACGCCGTCTCCGCGCTCACCCGGGTCATGCGCCTGGAGCTGCTGGGCCAACCGGTGCGGATCACCCAGCTCGACCCGGGCATGGTCGAGACCGAGTTCGCCCTCACCCGCTTCGGGGGCGACGAGGAGAAGGCCGCCGCCGTCTACGAGGGCATGGAGCCCATGCAGGCCGCGGACATCGCCGAGGCTGTGGTGTGGGTGGTCTCCCGACCGCGCCGCGTCAATGTCGACTCGATGCTGATCATGGCCACCGACCAGTCCACCGCCAAGACGGTCCACCGGAGGTAG
- the gabT gene encoding 4-aminobutyrate--2-oxoglutarate transaminase has protein sequence MTTTPIAPASTTEQLDARRRTALPTGLASVMDRYMDHGEAEYLVDTEGKRWLDFGSGIAVTSLGHGRPEVTEAITAQAQKLLHTCFLLSPYESYIAVAEALNELTPGDHAKKSAIFSTGAEAVENAVKIARAATGRHAVVVADHAFHGRTNLTMTMTAKNLPYKKSFGPFAPEVYRIPMAYPLRWPGGPEVAADQALQAARDVVMTQVGAENVAAIVVEPIVGEGGFIVPAPGYLAGLRALADEAGAVLVADEIQTGFCRTGAWFASEHEGVVPDLITTAKGIASGMPLAAVTGRAELMDAVHPGGLGGTFAGNPLSCAAALATIEAMRAENLEQRAAAIGAEFTRVLAPLAQELPHVAEVRGRGAMQAVEFVRPEAQNSLEPAPELAKAALEACRAEGLIALTCGTYGNVLRLLPPLTLSDEGLATGLDIIAGALRKVGA, from the coding sequence ATGACCACCACACCGATCGCCCCGGCCTCCACCACCGAGCAGCTCGACGCGCGCCGCCGCACCGCGCTGCCCACTGGTCTCGCCTCCGTGATGGATCGCTACATGGACCACGGCGAGGCTGAGTACTTGGTGGACACCGAGGGCAAGCGCTGGCTGGACTTCGGCTCCGGGATCGCCGTGACCTCCCTGGGGCACGGTCGCCCCGAGGTGACCGAGGCGATCACCGCGCAGGCGCAGAAGCTGCTGCACACCTGCTTCCTGCTCAGCCCTTACGAGAGCTATATCGCGGTGGCCGAGGCGCTGAACGAGCTCACCCCGGGCGATCACGCCAAGAAGTCAGCGATCTTCTCCACCGGCGCCGAGGCGGTGGAGAACGCGGTCAAGATCGCGCGCGCCGCCACCGGACGGCACGCCGTGGTGGTGGCCGACCACGCCTTCCACGGGCGCACCAACCTCACCATGACCATGACGGCTAAGAACCTGCCGTACAAGAAGAGCTTCGGGCCCTTCGCGCCCGAGGTGTACCGCATTCCCATGGCCTACCCGCTGCGCTGGCCCGGCGGGCCCGAGGTGGCGGCCGATCAGGCGCTCCAGGCTGCCCGCGACGTGGTGATGACGCAGGTCGGCGCCGAGAACGTGGCCGCGATCGTGGTCGAGCCGATCGTGGGCGAGGGTGGCTTCATCGTGCCGGCGCCGGGCTATCTGGCCGGACTGCGGGCCCTGGCCGACGAGGCCGGCGCGGTGCTGGTGGCCGACGAGATCCAGACCGGCTTCTGCCGCACTGGTGCCTGGTTCGCCTCCGAGCACGAGGGCGTGGTGCCCGACCTGATCACCACCGCCAAGGGCATCGCCTCTGGCATGCCGCTCGCCGCAGTGACTGGCCGCGCAGAGCTGATGGACGCCGTCCACCCCGGCGGTCTGGGCGGCACCTTCGCCGGGAACCCGCTTTCCTGCGCCGCGGCGCTTGCCACCATCGAGGCCATGCGGGCCGAGAACCTGGAGCAGCGCGCCGCTGCGATCGGCGCCGAGTTCACCCGGGTGCTCGCCCCACTGGCCCAGGAGCTGCCACACGTGGCCGAGGTGCGCGGCCGCGGCGCGATGCAGGCCGTGGAGTTCGTGCGCCCCGAGGCCCAGAACTCGCTGGAACCGGCACCCGAACTCGCCAAGGCCGCGCTCGAGGCCTGCCGGGCCGAAGGGCTCATCGCGCTCACCTGCGGCACTTACGGCAACGTGCTGCGCCTGTTGCCACCGCTGACGCTCTCGGACGAAGGGCTGGCCACCGGGCTGGACATTATCGCCGGCGCGCTGCGCAAGGTCGGCGCATGA
- a CDS encoding thiamine pyrophosphate-binding protein, with protein MSARSTMTGGQALAAQLALECVDTVFGIPGLQIYHAVDGLGTHAPGIDFITTRHEQATAYMADGYARASGKPGVCLVVPGPGVLNILAALSTAYACSSPVLAICGQLATSAIGRDNGALHEINRQSDTLKTVTKWHAIARAAEEIPALVREAMVQLSTGTPRPVALEIPPDILAQEAEVCLVPVLDQPERRTPAPLPGELAALRSEIDAAQRPVLVVGGGCRNGRAGEAIAGLATRIGAPIALTANGLGSVPADHPLALGTLAGKMAIAQADLLIGIGTRFIGRSGPFGGSGAEHGARVALINTETAAFREPRVPDLAIKADATVAAEALLESFSAPAAPSWPQDGAHEELVQRCATWRAEAQSRIEAGIAPQLEYLRALQQAIPRDAVVVGEYTQLSYAAQLGFDFFTGSGTITPGYQGTLGYGYATALGAAVGQPGRAVVSVNGDGGFGWTLAELATARQYDIPVVAIVADDGAYGNVQRDQKAQFEGRAYGSQLRNPDFVALAGAFGIAASRAASPEELGEQVAAGIAAREPRLIHLPVPTFPTPWPLLA; from the coding sequence ATGAGCGCCCGCAGCACCATGACCGGCGGACAGGCCCTCGCCGCCCAGCTCGCCCTCGAGTGCGTGGACACCGTCTTCGGCATACCAGGCCTGCAGATTTACCACGCCGTCGATGGTCTGGGCACGCACGCCCCCGGCATCGACTTCATCACCACTCGCCACGAGCAGGCCACTGCCTATATGGCCGACGGCTACGCCCGCGCCTCGGGCAAGCCCGGGGTGTGTCTGGTGGTGCCCGGGCCCGGCGTGCTGAACATTCTCGCGGCGCTGTCCACCGCCTATGCCTGCAGCTCCCCGGTGCTGGCCATCTGCGGGCAGCTGGCCACCAGCGCCATCGGGCGAGACAACGGCGCCCTGCACGAGATCAATAGGCAGAGCGACACCCTCAAGACCGTGACCAAGTGGCACGCCATTGCTCGCGCGGCCGAGGAGATCCCTGCCCTGGTGCGTGAGGCCATGGTCCAGCTCAGCACCGGGACTCCGCGCCCGGTGGCCCTGGAGATCCCGCCGGATATCCTGGCCCAGGAGGCGGAGGTGTGCCTCGTGCCGGTCCTCGACCAGCCGGAGCGCCGCACTCCAGCGCCCCTGCCGGGCGAACTCGCGGCCCTGCGCAGCGAAATCGACGCCGCGCAGCGCCCCGTGCTCGTCGTCGGTGGCGGCTGCCGCAACGGGCGAGCCGGAGAAGCGATCGCCGGGCTCGCGACCCGCATTGGCGCCCCCATCGCGCTCACCGCCAATGGACTGGGCTCAGTGCCCGCTGACCATCCGCTGGCGCTGGGCACCCTGGCCGGCAAGATGGCGATCGCTCAGGCGGATCTACTCATCGGGATCGGCACCCGTTTCATCGGCCGCAGTGGCCCCTTCGGCGGCAGCGGAGCGGAGCACGGGGCTCGCGTGGCCCTCATCAATACCGAGACCGCCGCCTTCCGGGAGCCGCGAGTGCCGGATCTGGCCATCAAGGCCGATGCCACCGTGGCCGCCGAGGCACTGCTGGAGAGCTTCTCGGCACCGGCGGCTCCGTCCTGGCCGCAGGACGGTGCGCACGAGGAGCTGGTCCAACGCTGCGCCACCTGGCGGGCCGAGGCGCAGTCCCGCATCGAAGCAGGAATCGCCCCACAACTGGAGTACCTGCGCGCGCTGCAGCAGGCCATCCCGCGTGACGCGGTGGTGGTGGGGGAGTACACCCAGCTTTCCTACGCCGCTCAGCTCGGCTTCGACTTCTTCACCGGCTCGGGGACCATCACCCCCGGCTACCAGGGCACGCTCGGCTACGGGTACGCCACGGCACTCGGAGCTGCGGTGGGGCAACCCGGTCGCGCCGTCGTCTCAGTCAACGGCGACGGCGGTTTCGGCTGGACCCTCGCCGAACTCGCCACCGCACGGCAGTACGACATTCCCGTGGTGGCGATCGTGGCCGACGACGGCGCCTACGGCAACGTGCAGCGGGACCAGAAAGCGCAGTTCGAGGGTCGGGCATACGGCTCGCAGCTGCGTAACCCCGACTTCGTGGCGCTGGCTGGGGCCTTCGGGATCGCGGCCAGCCGGGCCGCATCGCCCGAGGAGCTCGGGGAGCAGGTCGCGGCGGGGATCGCCGCCCGGGAGCCGCGCCTCATTCACCTGCCGGTGCCGACCTTCCCCACGCCCTGGCCGCTCCTGGCCTGA